CTCGAACGCCACGACATTGCCACCGGTGCCACCGGCCGCAACCACGGTTTGCTGCACAGCGGCGCGCGTTATGCGGTGACCGACAACGAATCAGCGCGTGAATGCATCGCCGAAAACCAGATCCTCAAACGTATTGCCCGCCACTGTATTGAAGCGACCGACGGGCTATTTATCACCCTGCCGGAAGACGATCTGAGCTACCAGGCACACTTCATTGATGCCTGCACCCGCGCCGGGATTGCCGCGCAGGCCATTAGTCCACAGGAAGCCAGGCGCATGGAGCCGAGCGTCAATCCGCAACTTATCGGCGCGGTGCGCGTGCCGGACGGCACTGTCGACCCCTTCCGCCTGACCGCCAGCAATATGCTTGATGCCCGCGAGCACGGTGCAAAAATCCTTACCGGCCACGAAGTCTGCGGCCTGCTGCGCACAGGCGACACGGTGTATGGCGTGCGCCTGCGCCATCTCGCCAGCGGTGAAATCCGCGACCTGCATGCCCCGGTAGTGGTCAATGCCGCCGGGATTTGGGGCCAGCGCATCGCGGAGTATGCCGATTTGCGCATTCGCATGTTCCCGGCAAAAGGCGCGCTGCTGATCCTCGATCACCGCATTAACCAGCATGTCATCAACCGCTGCCGCAAACCTGCCGACGCCGATATTCTTGTGCCCGGCGACACCATTTCACTGATTGGTACCACTTCAACGCAGATTGATTATGCCGATATCGATAACGTGCGCGTCACGGCGGATGAGGTGGATATTCTGCTGCGCGAAGGGGAGAAACTGGCGCCGGTAATGGGGCAAACGCGCATCCTGCGCGCCTATGCTGGCGTGCGTCCGCTGGTGGCAAGCGATGACGATCCCAGCGGGCGCAACGTCAGCCGCGGCATTGTGCTGCTCGACCACGCTGCGCGCGACGGGCTGGAGGGGTTTATCACCATTACCGGCGGCAAGCTAATGACCTACCGCCTGATGGCTGAGTGGGCAACGGATGCCGTCTGCCGCAAGCTCAACCATAACGTAGCCTGCACCACGGCGACAAAAGCGCTGCCGGGATCGCTGGGTTCACCAGACGAGGCACTGAAGAAGATC
This Kosakonia cowanii JCM 10956 = DSM 18146 DNA region includes the following protein-coding sequences:
- the glpA gene encoding anaerobic glycerol-3-phosphate dehydrogenase subunit A; its protein translation is MPYSNDYDVIIIGGGATGAGIARDCALRGLRAVLLERHDIATGATGRNHGLLHSGARYAVTDNESARECIAENQILKRIARHCIEATDGLFITLPEDDLSYQAHFIDACTRAGIAAQAISPQEARRMEPSVNPQLIGAVRVPDGTVDPFRLTASNMLDAREHGAKILTGHEVCGLLRTGDTVYGVRLRHLASGEIRDLHAPVVVNAAGIWGQRIAEYADLRIRMFPAKGALLILDHRINQHVINRCRKPADADILVPGDTISLIGTTSTQIDYADIDNVRVTADEVDILLREGEKLAPVMGQTRILRAYAGVRPLVASDDDPSGRNVSRGIVLLDHAARDGLEGFITITGGKLMTYRLMAEWATDAVCRKLNHNVACTTATKALPGSLGSPDEALKKIISLPTPLRGSAVYRHGDRAPTWLASDRHNRSLVCECEAVTAGEVQYAVENLNVTSLLDLRRRTRVGMGTCQGELCACRAAGQLNRLHVTRDNEARRQLAEFLNERWKGIKPIAWGDALRESEFTRWVYQGLCGLEKEQDDEI